Proteins co-encoded in one Rhodococcus sp. PAMC28707 genomic window:
- a CDS encoding ABC transporter substrate-binding protein produces the protein MALRALSGTGRVLAAFTAVGLLLVGCSSGESVSSASSDGVANGLVGVQSDGDPRLGGTIAYAGYSSVSSLDPAARQDGGSTGGTEMAALYDLLLRYDQDSSEYVPQLAESIAANEDNTVWTVKLRDGATFSDGTPVDAAAVTWSIERYLQKKGTHTQVWAASVEKMQATDESTVTFTLQRPWREFPALLTSGPGMVVAPSSMAGGEFAPIGAGPFTLERFASQEELVLTARADYWGGKPYLDSVRFPAIVNETTRLESVQSGNVQIGYLRNPENVHKAEEAGLPGAVYTANMGGTVIINNREGRPGADERVRRALVAAYDPDLFNQRVQSDSGVASSDMFASQSRWHSDISGAGYDPDTARSLLAEAKADGYDGKIVYVGTNDPETQRSALAIQAMLQDVGFEVQINYASSINDLVKMLYAQHDYDVSYAGFNVLDEVPFIRMYGNLHSASASNVLGYANPAMDELLGRLQTARDDDDQRQTLADVQTLVNETAPMAVTGPYRLFMPFADNVRGVQLSSDGILLFDKAWTTD, from the coding sequence ATGGCCTTGCGTGCACTATCGGGAACCGGCCGCGTGTTGGCCGCGTTCACCGCGGTGGGACTACTCCTCGTGGGTTGCTCGAGCGGCGAATCCGTCTCATCGGCGAGTTCGGACGGCGTGGCCAACGGGCTCGTCGGGGTGCAGTCCGACGGTGATCCGAGGCTGGGCGGGACCATCGCTTACGCCGGATACTCCTCGGTGAGCAGTCTGGACCCGGCCGCCCGCCAGGACGGCGGCTCCACTGGCGGCACCGAGATGGCTGCGCTCTACGACCTGTTGCTGCGCTATGACCAGGATTCCTCCGAGTACGTCCCCCAGCTCGCGGAGTCGATCGCCGCGAACGAGGACAACACCGTCTGGACCGTGAAGCTCCGCGACGGTGCCACCTTCAGCGACGGCACGCCTGTCGACGCGGCGGCAGTGACCTGGAGTATCGAGCGCTACCTGCAGAAGAAGGGCACCCACACGCAGGTGTGGGCGGCTTCGGTCGAGAAGATGCAAGCGACGGACGAGTCGACGGTCACGTTCACTCTCCAGCGTCCGTGGCGGGAGTTCCCGGCGCTGCTGACCAGCGGGCCGGGCATGGTCGTCGCGCCGTCGTCGATGGCCGGCGGCGAGTTCGCTCCCATCGGGGCGGGCCCGTTCACGCTGGAGCGGTTCGCCTCGCAGGAGGAGCTGGTGCTGACGGCGCGTGCGGACTACTGGGGCGGCAAGCCGTACCTGGACTCCGTGCGCTTCCCCGCGATCGTCAACGAGACCACCCGGCTGGAGTCGGTGCAGTCCGGCAACGTACAGATCGGCTATCTGCGCAACCCCGAGAACGTGCACAAGGCAGAGGAGGCGGGTCTGCCCGGCGCGGTGTACACGGCCAACATGGGCGGCACGGTGATCATCAACAACCGCGAGGGTCGCCCGGGTGCGGACGAGCGGGTCCGCCGGGCGTTGGTCGCCGCGTACGACCCCGACCTGTTCAACCAGCGCGTGCAGAGCGACAGTGGAGTGGCGAGCAGCGACATGTTCGCTTCGCAGTCGCGGTGGCACTCCGACATCTCGGGCGCCGGCTACGACCCGGACACGGCCCGCAGCTTGCTCGCCGAGGCCAAGGCCGATGGCTATGACGGAAAAATCGTCTACGTGGGTACCAACGACCCCGAGACCCAGCGCAGCGCCCTCGCGATTCAGGCGATGCTCCAGGACGTGGGCTTCGAGGTCCAGATCAACTACGCCAGCTCGATCAACGACCTGGTCAAGATGCTGTACGCGCAGCACGACTACGACGTCTCCTACGCCGGCTTCAACGTGCTCGACGAGGTGCCGTTCATTCGGATGTACGGCAACCTCCACAGCGCGTCCGCGTCCAACGTGCTCGGCTATGCCAACCCAGCGATGGACGAACTGCTGGGCCGGCTTCAGACTGCTCGCGACGATGACGACCAGCGCCAGACCCTGGCGGACGTCCAGACGCTGGTGAACGAAACTGCGCCGATGGCGGTGACCGGGCCCTATCGGTTGTTCATGCCGTTCGCGGACAACGTGCGCGGAGTGCAATTGAGCTCGGACGGCATCTTGCTGTTCGACAAGGCGTGGACCACCGACTGA
- a CDS encoding AMP-binding protein, with protein MSFNSPFPDVEIPNLSVYDYLFGSISEADLDKPALVDGSSGAVTTYRALIGQIDGIAGALAARGLELGDVVALHSPNIPAFASVLHGILRAGGTATTINALYTAEDIAKQLTGSGAKFLFTVSPLYPQAKAAADKVGMADDHIIVLDGAEGHPSLRDLLTEGAPAPEVSFDPSTHIAVLPYSSGTTGVPKGVILTHRNLVANVAQMEPRVGIDTDDAILALLPFFHIYGLTVLLNIALKLRARLVTMPKFDLVEFLRIIQDHKLTYLFIAPPVAVALAKHPMVDQYDLSSVHTIFSGAAPLDEELGKAVAKRLNTRVRQGYGMSELSPVSHAIPFDRDDMPLSSVGLPLANTVNKIVDPGTLEEIALPTEGLSEPGELWVKGPNVMVGYLNNPEATAETLDADGYLHTGDIAVVDAEGVVYIVDRLKELIKYKGYQVPPAELEALLLTHPDIADAAVIGVIDEAGEEVPKAFIVLQADAKIDADGVMAFVAERVSPHKKVRKVEFIDIVPKSAAGKILRKDLRAAESGK; from the coding sequence ATGAGCTTCAACAGCCCCTTTCCCGATGTCGAGATCCCGAACCTCAGTGTCTACGACTATCTGTTCGGGTCCATCTCGGAGGCTGATCTCGACAAGCCTGCGCTCGTCGACGGCAGCTCCGGAGCAGTCACCACCTACAGGGCACTCATCGGGCAGATCGACGGCATAGCAGGAGCCCTCGCAGCCCGTGGTCTCGAACTCGGCGACGTCGTAGCGCTCCACTCGCCGAACATCCCCGCCTTCGCCTCGGTACTGCACGGCATTCTGCGCGCCGGCGGTACCGCAACGACGATCAACGCGCTCTACACAGCCGAGGACATCGCCAAGCAGCTCACCGGCTCTGGCGCAAAGTTCCTGTTCACCGTCTCACCGCTGTACCCGCAGGCGAAGGCCGCGGCCGATAAGGTCGGTATGGCGGACGATCACATCATCGTTCTCGACGGCGCAGAGGGCCACCCCAGTCTGCGGGACCTACTGACAGAGGGCGCGCCGGCCCCGGAGGTGTCGTTCGATCCGTCGACACATATCGCCGTGCTGCCGTACTCCTCGGGCACGACAGGCGTCCCGAAGGGCGTGATTCTGACGCACCGCAACCTCGTGGCGAACGTTGCGCAGATGGAGCCTCGCGTCGGCATCGACACCGACGACGCGATCCTCGCGCTCTTGCCGTTCTTCCATATCTATGGGCTGACCGTACTGCTCAACATCGCGTTGAAGCTGCGTGCGCGCCTTGTCACGATGCCGAAATTCGACCTCGTCGAATTCTTGCGCATCATCCAGGACCACAAGCTCACCTACCTCTTCATCGCACCTCCCGTTGCCGTGGCGTTGGCCAAGCACCCGATGGTGGACCAGTACGACCTCTCCAGCGTGCACACCATCTTCTCCGGTGCTGCCCCGCTCGACGAAGAGCTCGGCAAGGCTGTCGCGAAGCGTCTGAACACGCGGGTTCGTCAGGGCTACGGGATGAGTGAACTCAGCCCCGTCAGCCATGCCATTCCATTCGACCGCGACGACATGCCGCTGAGCTCGGTCGGGCTGCCGCTGGCGAACACCGTCAACAAGATCGTCGACCCGGGGACACTCGAAGAGATCGCTCTTCCGACCGAGGGGCTTTCGGAGCCCGGCGAGCTGTGGGTCAAGGGCCCGAATGTCATGGTCGGTTACCTCAACAACCCCGAGGCGACAGCTGAAACACTCGACGCCGACGGCTATCTGCACACCGGCGACATCGCCGTCGTCGACGCCGAGGGTGTCGTGTACATCGTCGATCGCCTGAAGGAACTGATCAAGTACAAGGGCTACCAGGTGCCGCCCGCAGAGCTGGAAGCGCTACTGCTGACGCACCCGGATATCGCCGACGCGGCCGTCATCGGAGTCATCGACGAAGCAGGCGAAGAGGTCCCGAAGGCTTTCATCGTGCTGCAGGCCGATGCAAAGATCGACGCGGACGGCGTGATGGCCTTCGTCGCCGAGCGCGTCTCGCCGCACAAGAAGGTGCGCAAGGTCGAATTCATCGATATCGTGCCGAAATCCGCGGCAGGCAAGATTTTGCGCAAAGACCTTCGCGCCGCGGAATCGGGCAAGTAG
- a CDS encoding class I SAM-dependent methyltransferase yields the protein MTHSFDKNYWDQIWQGDRAAGMAASEPNPHLAREFADSTPGTVLEAGCGAGAEAIWLAAHGWQVTAADIATDALAHAAQRATAMGVADQVQWIEADLATWEPDAKYDLVTTHYAHPAMPQLEFYDRIASWVAPAGTLFIVGHLHHENHGADTGHGHGDENPPASASATAAGITSRLDPAVWEVVTAAESHRESTGPDGRRTPIHDVVVKAVRRQ from the coding sequence ATGACGCACTCGTTCGACAAGAACTACTGGGACCAGATCTGGCAGGGCGACCGCGCTGCGGGGATGGCTGCCAGTGAACCGAACCCGCACCTGGCCCGAGAATTCGCAGACTCGACCCCCGGCACCGTACTCGAAGCGGGCTGCGGCGCCGGAGCCGAAGCGATCTGGCTCGCCGCACACGGCTGGCAGGTCACAGCAGCCGACATCGCCACCGATGCTCTCGCTCACGCGGCCCAGCGAGCCACCGCCATGGGCGTCGCCGACCAGGTGCAGTGGATCGAGGCCGACCTGGCCACCTGGGAACCCGACGCGAAGTACGACCTGGTGACCACCCACTATGCGCATCCCGCGATGCCGCAGCTCGAATTCTACGACCGCATCGCATCCTGGGTCGCCCCCGCAGGCACCTTGTTCATCGTCGGCCACCTACATCATGAAAACCACGGCGCGGACACCGGGCATGGTCATGGTGACGAAAATCCACCCGCGTCGGCCTCTGCGACGGCCGCCGGCATCACCTCGCGACTCGACCCTGCCGTCTGGGAGGTCGTCACCGCCGCCGAATCACACCGAGAATCGACGGGACCCGACGGCCGCCGTACCCCGATTCACGACGTGGTCGTCAAGGCCGTCCGCCGCCAGTGA
- a CDS encoding enoyl-CoA hydratase-related protein yields the protein MSVVEERRGRVLVIRLEREAKRNAIDRATAEGIDAALNRLEDDPELWAGVITGTAQVFSAGTDLSAGVSLRTERGGEYGVIRRERRTPLIAAVEGLALGGGFEIALACDAIIASRTARFGLPETRRGLVATSGALFRAARALPPNIARELLISGRHLEPERAYQLGLVNEVAEPGCALERALTLAEDICLSSPMAVGETLRALRAITAAEDTLGWQATKQAIEVFRASEDMSEGISAFFEKRPPQWRGR from the coding sequence ATGAGCGTCGTCGAGGAGCGTCGGGGCCGGGTCCTCGTCATCCGCCTCGAGCGGGAGGCCAAACGCAACGCCATCGACCGGGCCACCGCGGAGGGCATCGACGCGGCGCTGAACCGGCTCGAGGACGATCCGGAGTTGTGGGCCGGCGTCATCACCGGGACCGCTCAGGTGTTCAGCGCGGGCACCGACCTCAGCGCGGGCGTGAGCCTGCGGACCGAGCGGGGCGGGGAGTACGGGGTCATCAGGCGCGAGCGCCGCACGCCGCTGATCGCCGCGGTCGAGGGGCTCGCGCTCGGCGGCGGATTCGAGATCGCACTCGCCTGCGACGCGATCATCGCCTCCCGCACCGCGCGTTTCGGTCTTCCCGAGACCCGACGCGGACTCGTCGCCACCTCGGGCGCGCTCTTCCGCGCCGCCCGGGCGCTGCCGCCGAACATCGCGCGGGAACTGCTCATCTCCGGCCGCCACCTCGAACCAGAACGCGCATACCAGTTGGGCCTGGTCAACGAGGTGGCCGAGCCGGGCTGCGCGCTCGAGCGGGCGCTCACGCTCGCCGAGGACATCTGCCTGTCCTCCCCCATGGCGGTGGGCGAAACCCTGCGTGCGCTGCGCGCGATCACGGCAGCCGAGGACACCCTCGGCTGGCAGGCCACCAAACAGGCCATCGAGGTCTTCCGCGCCTCCGAGGACATGAGTGAGGGCATCAGCGCCTTCTTCGAAAAGCGCCCACCCCAGTGGCGCGGCCGCTGA
- a CDS encoding ATP-binding protein produces the protein MVGANNPYTPGAGERPQALIGRDQQQGLFDALLAGLERQRSMRSMLVVGLRGVGKTALLRDCVEKARARNWAIIDIEVSKREDDAFRRQLTFELRGALLGLSPRSRWGEAATRAAAVLQSFGLGADGSMMANWEVAAADGVADSGDLAADLTQVILAMGDAALENARGVVIAVDEIQLLSQTQYAALVSAFHRPFLRELPITLVAAGLPRAGLTPEIERYAKRIFEFPVLGALTDVDARRVLSEPAAALGVEFEKAALDAAVELTGRYPYFLQELGSAVWSTKVGSTISAQDVTASSAQYYKSLDATFFARKFGSTTDLDRSYLRAMAEAGPDPQHESDIARMLDRTVTQCSQTRRSLSDRGLLHEFDSGGVAFAAPHFDRFIIRVMPSLTVPARATRRRRFDP, from the coding sequence ATGGTGGGGGCAAACAATCCGTACACCCCGGGCGCGGGGGAAAGACCGCAGGCGTTGATCGGGCGAGACCAACAACAAGGCTTGTTCGATGCGCTGCTTGCCGGGTTGGAGCGGCAACGATCCATGCGTTCGATGCTCGTGGTCGGGCTACGCGGGGTCGGCAAGACAGCACTGTTGCGCGATTGCGTGGAGAAGGCACGTGCGCGGAACTGGGCGATCATCGATATCGAGGTGAGCAAACGCGAGGACGACGCGTTTCGCCGTCAACTCACCTTCGAATTGCGGGGAGCCTTACTCGGACTGTCACCCCGCTCACGGTGGGGCGAGGCTGCCACTCGCGCAGCCGCAGTGCTGCAGTCATTCGGGCTCGGTGCCGACGGCTCGATGATGGCCAACTGGGAGGTCGCAGCCGCTGATGGAGTAGCGGATAGTGGTGATCTGGCCGCCGACCTGACTCAGGTCATCTTGGCAATGGGCGACGCCGCACTCGAGAACGCGCGGGGCGTGGTGATAGCAGTCGACGAAATCCAGCTGTTGTCGCAGACTCAGTACGCTGCACTGGTCTCGGCATTTCACCGACCGTTCCTGCGTGAATTGCCGATTACGTTGGTGGCGGCAGGTTTACCGCGCGCGGGCCTGACCCCCGAGATCGAGCGCTACGCAAAGCGGATCTTCGAGTTCCCTGTCCTGGGTGCCTTGACGGACGTAGATGCCCGGCGTGTCCTGAGCGAACCGGCGGCCGCACTCGGAGTGGAGTTCGAGAAGGCCGCGCTGGATGCTGCAGTCGAACTCACCGGCCGATACCCCTACTTCCTGCAGGAACTCGGCAGCGCTGTCTGGTCCACGAAGGTCGGAAGCACGATCAGCGCGCAGGATGTTACTGCTTCGTCGGCGCAGTATTACAAGTCGCTCGACGCCACGTTCTTCGCCAGAAAGTTCGGTTCGACAACCGATCTGGATCGTTCGTATCTCCGGGCGATGGCCGAGGCCGGTCCCGATCCGCAGCACGAGAGCGATATCGCCCGAATGCTAGACCGCACTGTTACGCAGTGTTCGCAGACCCGCAGATCGTTGTCGGACCGAGGGTTGTTGCACGAATTCGACAGCGGCGGTGTGGCATTCGCTGCTCCCCATTTCGACCGGTTCATCATCAGGGTCATGCCTTCTCTCACCGTTCCCGCGCGGGCCACGCGTCGGCGTCGGTTCGATCCGTAG
- a CDS encoding nitroreductase: MIDAPAPSPHSELKALLDTRSSCRAFRTDPVPRSTIEQILEMAQRTPSWCNTQPWQVSITEGEGTERFRKGLGEYVRSSPQAPDFPFPTAYQGDYGARRKDCAMQLYASVGIAPGDRQASSAQTMKNFELFGAPHVAVITSDEALGIYGAVDCGLYVNTFLLAAHSLGVATIPQAALAGSAPYLREFFGLPEDRKVVCSISFGYADEEHPANSFRTPRADIGTAATWMRA; the protein is encoded by the coding sequence TTGATAGATGCGCCGGCCCCCAGCCCCCACTCCGAGCTGAAAGCACTGCTCGACACCCGCAGCAGCTGCCGCGCATTCCGCACCGACCCCGTACCCCGCAGCACGATCGAGCAGATCCTCGAGATGGCGCAGCGGACGCCGTCCTGGTGCAACACCCAGCCCTGGCAGGTGTCGATCACCGAGGGTGAGGGCACCGAACGGTTCCGGAAAGGGCTCGGCGAGTATGTGCGGTCCTCTCCGCAGGCGCCGGACTTCCCCTTCCCCACCGCGTATCAGGGTGACTACGGCGCCCGCCGTAAGGACTGCGCGATGCAGCTGTACGCGAGTGTGGGCATCGCGCCCGGCGACCGCCAGGCCTCGTCGGCGCAGACGATGAAGAATTTCGAGCTGTTCGGCGCACCCCATGTCGCCGTCATCACCTCGGACGAGGCCCTCGGGATCTACGGAGCCGTCGACTGCGGCCTGTACGTCAATACCTTCCTACTCGCTGCACACAGCCTCGGTGTGGCGACGATCCCGCAGGCTGCACTCGCCGGCAGCGCGCCCTACCTGCGCGAGTTCTTCGGCCTGCCCGAGGACCGGAAAGTGGTCTGTTCCATCTCGTTCGGCTACGCCGACGAAGAGCACCCTGCCAACTCCTTCCGCACCCCGCGGGCGGACATCGGCACGGCCGCGACCTGGATGCGGGCATGA
- a CDS encoding XRE family transcriptional regulator, which produces MDKATDRTIDAVGPRLKQLRQRRDITLIALAEETGISSSTLSRLEAGLRRPTLEQLLPLARAYGVTLDELVDAPPTGDPRINMRPLPTDDGTTIVPLSRRPGGIQAYKFVLPAGRENATPVLRTHEGFDWAFVLDGRLRLVLGELDLILEPGEAAEFDTRTPHWFGATSSGPVEFLSLVGKQGERAHVRAAPTRASSK; this is translated from the coding sequence ATGGACAAAGCCACGGATCGCACCATCGACGCCGTGGGACCGCGGCTCAAGCAATTACGACAGCGCCGCGACATCACGTTGATCGCTCTCGCCGAAGAGACGGGCATTTCGAGCAGCACGTTGTCACGACTCGAAGCAGGACTTCGGCGCCCCACCCTCGAACAGCTGCTGCCGCTGGCCCGTGCTTACGGCGTCACTCTGGACGAGCTTGTCGACGCCCCGCCCACCGGTGATCCCCGAATCAACATGCGCCCACTGCCCACCGATGACGGCACCACCATCGTGCCTTTGTCGCGTCGGCCTGGAGGTATTCAGGCCTACAAGTTCGTCCTCCCCGCGGGGCGTGAGAACGCAACTCCTGTTCTACGCACGCACGAAGGTTTCGACTGGGCCTTCGTTCTCGACGGCAGATTACGTCTCGTCCTCGGCGAGCTCGATCTCATTCTCGAACCTGGCGAGGCTGCGGAGTTCGATACCCGGACCCCACACTGGTTCGGCGCGACCAGCTCGGGCCCGGTGGAGTTTCTCAGTCTCGTCGGCAAGCAGGGTGAACGCGCACACGTCCGTGCAGCCCCGACGAGGGCGAGTTCGAAATAG
- a CDS encoding TetR/AcrR family transcriptional regulator, with translation MTPITARIAMIDSAEQIIAERGLPALTLKDVQIAADQSNKSAAKYHFGSREGLIEALIAARMGPINARRTELIEEIERSSDPTLVRQAVEALVHPLAAETLGRPGSRYARFLVQAVIDPVLAEVTQKHLQAESYRRVHQILVELCPAPGKIATWRTNNAVMFSMTALATREGTERTDAETTAIVSNLVDTLAAMIEAPVSIPTPYL, from the coding sequence GTGACCCCAATCACGGCACGAATCGCGATGATCGACTCCGCCGAGCAGATAATCGCCGAACGCGGGCTGCCCGCGCTCACGCTCAAAGATGTCCAAATCGCGGCGGACCAGTCCAACAAGTCGGCGGCCAAGTACCACTTCGGATCCCGTGAAGGACTCATCGAGGCCCTCATCGCGGCGCGCATGGGACCCATCAACGCCCGCAGAACAGAATTGATCGAGGAGATCGAGCGGTCCAGCGATCCGACGCTCGTCCGACAAGCCGTGGAAGCCCTCGTGCATCCCCTCGCCGCCGAGACACTCGGCCGGCCGGGCAGCCGCTACGCGCGCTTTCTCGTGCAGGCGGTGATCGACCCGGTTCTCGCCGAGGTGACCCAGAAACACCTGCAGGCGGAAAGCTACCGTCGCGTCCACCAGATATTGGTCGAACTCTGCCCCGCGCCAGGAAAAATCGCGACCTGGCGCACCAACAACGCCGTCATGTTCAGCATGACAGCCCTCGCCACGCGGGAGGGCACAGAACGGACCGACGCCGAGACCACGGCGATCGTCTCCAACCTCGTCGACACCCTCGCCGCCATGATCGAAGCACCAGTCTCGATCCCCACCCCGTACCTCTAG
- a CDS encoding TauD/TfdA family dioxygenase, which produces MTYALPSTAAPTPTDPLAYFGPIIAPRLTAAADDRPYELFTLNPHTPTIGAEISGIRLGGNLSEQVLAELRRALLEWKVLFFRDQDITRAEHRAFAAQWGELEQHPFYKYTQPGQSDIDVATLAKDATAVGAENIWHNDVTWHRTPSFAAVLRAVEIPPVGGDTLWADMGAAYDLLPENIKARIDHLQAEHDWLRSFGSGMPQDAIDMLRPQFPPVTHPVVRVIPETGRRVLFVNVAFTQRILGVSADESNELLRMLYRHAMRPELQVRLRWQPNTIAFWDNRASQHYASSDYFPARRVMERISIAGDTPIGAE; this is translated from the coding sequence ATGACCTACGCGCTTCCCAGCACCGCTGCCCCCACCCCTACCGACCCGCTGGCATACTTCGGGCCGATCATCGCCCCACGCCTGACGGCAGCCGCGGACGATCGGCCCTACGAGCTGTTCACGCTCAACCCGCACACCCCCACCATCGGCGCCGAGATCTCCGGCATCCGACTCGGCGGAAACCTCTCCGAGCAGGTCCTGGCGGAATTGCGCCGCGCGCTGCTCGAGTGGAAGGTGCTGTTCTTCCGCGACCAGGACATCACGCGGGCCGAGCACCGCGCATTCGCCGCACAGTGGGGAGAACTAGAGCAGCATCCGTTCTACAAGTACACCCAGCCCGGGCAGAGCGACATCGACGTCGCGACGCTGGCCAAGGACGCGACCGCCGTCGGCGCCGAGAACATCTGGCACAACGACGTAACCTGGCATCGGACACCCTCGTTCGCGGCGGTCCTGCGCGCGGTCGAGATCCCCCCAGTCGGCGGGGACACGCTGTGGGCCGACATGGGCGCGGCCTACGATCTGCTGCCCGAAAACATCAAGGCGCGGATCGACCACCTCCAGGCCGAGCACGACTGGCTCCGTTCGTTCGGCTCCGGGATGCCACAGGACGCGATCGACATGCTGCGACCCCAGTTCCCGCCGGTCACGCACCCGGTGGTGCGGGTCATCCCCGAGACCGGCCGCCGCGTGCTGTTCGTCAACGTCGCCTTCACCCAGCGCATCCTCGGCGTCTCGGCGGACGAATCGAACGAGCTGCTGCGCATGCTCTACCGGCATGCCATGCGCCCAGAGCTGCAGGTACGGCTGCGTTGGCAGCCGAATACGATCGCCTTCTGGGACAACCGCGCCAGCCAGCACTACGCTTCGAGCGACTACTTCCCGGCGCGACGCGTCATGGAGCGAATATCGATCGCCGGCGACACGCCCATCGGTGCCGAATAG
- a CDS encoding carboxylesterase family protein: MDVTVEIAQGRLRGQRVGAVTSFLGIPYAEAPFGPNRFAAPTPPPRWAGVRDAVAYGATAPKIGYRPPTSTILSEPVVPGEECLNLNIWTPDIAETGLPVFVWIHGGAFVNGSNAVPVYDGSAFARDGIVAVVINYRLGADGFARIEGAPANRGLLDQVAALEWVRDNIKAFGGDPGKVTVAGESAGAMSIGTLLSMPRAEGLFCRAILQSGAGHHVISESTAAKVSTALAHTVGVSADVEGFGSVPVDTLVDAQRDLGDRITAEAPTGAWGELAFNAMPFEPYIDGDIVPELPYTRIAEGAGADVDLLIGTTSEEFAFFLVPAGVTQYVDEARLRLVLGTYGADVDAALAEYAALSPNASPGELLIAVMTDWFFRLPALRVVEARGGQAFVYEFTWRSTLYDGYLGACHALEIGFVFDALERSERITGTGPPQQLAEKMHKAWVDFVRDGTPGWTPYGSERSVMMFGEQSGVVDDPRARTRELWSGVR, encoded by the coding sequence ATGGATGTCACTGTCGAGATCGCTCAGGGCCGGTTACGTGGACAACGCGTCGGCGCTGTCACGTCGTTCCTCGGAATTCCCTACGCGGAAGCACCCTTCGGGCCGAACCGCTTTGCGGCACCGACGCCTCCGCCGAGGTGGGCGGGCGTTCGTGATGCAGTTGCCTACGGCGCGACGGCACCGAAGATCGGATATCGGCCGCCGACCAGCACTATTCTCAGTGAGCCGGTGGTGCCGGGCGAAGAGTGCCTCAACCTCAATATCTGGACGCCGGATATTGCCGAGACCGGTTTGCCGGTCTTCGTGTGGATCCACGGTGGCGCATTCGTCAACGGCAGCAATGCAGTACCGGTCTACGACGGCAGCGCCTTCGCGCGCGACGGGATCGTCGCGGTCGTCATCAACTATCGACTCGGGGCCGACGGTTTCGCACGGATCGAGGGTGCGCCGGCGAACCGAGGGCTGCTCGATCAGGTCGCAGCTCTGGAATGGGTACGCGACAACATCAAAGCGTTCGGGGGCGATCCGGGGAAAGTGACCGTCGCGGGGGAGTCCGCCGGAGCAATGAGCATCGGGACACTGTTGTCGATGCCGCGCGCGGAAGGGTTGTTTTGCCGGGCGATCCTGCAGTCCGGAGCCGGTCATCACGTCATCTCCGAATCAACGGCAGCCAAAGTTTCCACTGCGCTGGCCCACACGGTAGGGGTGAGCGCCGATGTCGAGGGGTTCGGTTCGGTCCCCGTCGACACGCTCGTGGATGCGCAACGAGACCTCGGTGACCGCATCACTGCCGAGGCGCCTACCGGAGCGTGGGGTGAACTCGCTTTCAACGCAATGCCGTTCGAGCCCTACATCGACGGGGATATCGTTCCAGAGTTGCCGTACACGCGAATCGCGGAAGGCGCCGGTGCCGACGTCGACCTGCTCATCGGAACCACCAGTGAGGAGTTCGCGTTCTTCCTCGTTCCAGCCGGGGTAACCCAGTACGTCGACGAAGCCCGCCTGCGCCTCGTACTCGGCACGTATGGCGCCGACGTCGATGCCGCGCTCGCCGAGTATGCCGCGCTGTCGCCCAACGCGTCACCAGGTGAGCTTCTCATCGCGGTGATGACCGACTGGTTCTTCCGATTGCCGGCGTTACGAGTCGTCGAGGCCAGAGGCGGGCAGGCATTCGTCTACGAATTCACCTGGCGGTCAACGCTGTACGACGGCTACCTCGGCGCTTGCCATGCCTTGGAGATCGGTTTCGTGTTCGACGCACTGGAGCGAAGCGAACGAATCACCGGAACCGGCCCACCGCAGCAGCTGGCCGAAAAAATGCACAAGGCCTGGGTAGATTTCGTGCGCGACGGCACTCCCGGGTGGACTCCTTACGGTAGCGAGCGTTCGGTCATGATGTTCGGTGAGCAGTCCGGCGTCGTCGACGATCCCAGGGCGAGAACGCGCGAACTATGGTCGGGGGTGCGCTGA